One stretch of Halobacillus litoralis DNA includes these proteins:
- a CDS encoding GNAT family N-acetyltransferase yields MLQLIPFQEKDFQTLFNWIESPRSLMQWGGPMFNFPLTHQQLMDYKDAEDRRAFQVYDPSLDEIVGHLSIGRIDLDKKQGRIGKVIVSPKYRGKGYGRHMIQLISMYAFQHLKLEKVTLGVFDFNRGAIRCYENAGFTIDHYFKKTSPI; encoded by the coding sequence ATGCTTCAATTAATCCCTTTTCAAGAAAAAGATTTTCAAACACTTTTCAATTGGATTGAATCACCGAGATCCCTCATGCAATGGGGAGGGCCGATGTTCAATTTCCCATTAACCCATCAGCAGCTGATGGATTACAAAGATGCAGAAGACCGACGAGCTTTCCAAGTGTATGATCCCTCACTCGATGAAATCGTCGGGCACCTCTCTATAGGACGAATAGATCTTGATAAAAAACAAGGGCGCATTGGAAAAGTCATTGTTTCTCCCAAATATAGAGGGAAAGGGTATGGCCGCCATATGATACAGCTAATATCCATGTACGCCTTTCAACACCTTAAGCTAGAAAAAGTGACATTAGGTGTCTTCGATTTCAATAGAGGGGCCATCCGCTGTTATGAAAATGCTGGTTTCACCATAGACCACTACTTTAAAAAAACATCGCCCATTTGA
- the ppc gene encoding phosphoenolpyruvate carboxylase gives MTTVKNTNDHTTPLRRDIHALGNMLGDILVHHGGEELLNKVETIRQLTKDLRKSPDPSTYNQLKDEIQNLEPPMRSQVIRAFSIYFHLVNIAEQNHRIRRRREYQLGEDHGAQPFSLESAVQNLKKNDFSKGAIQEVLNKLSLELIITAHPTEATKRTVLEIQKRIATILKKLDHPQLTKSERESLQDSLQNEVTVLWQTDELRERKPTVMDEVRNGLYYFDETLFDVLPDIHQELEARLEDHYPNEDWNVPNFLRFGSWIGGDRDGNPNVTPEITWQTLQKQRKLVLKKYDAVLVELMKRFSHSSTQVTVTDELKNAIEKEEPMLPKGKKWRVDREIYRRKFAIILERLRQVGKSDIGYGYADELLNDLRQIRDSAQTHQPNKRELKKLRKLIRQVELFGFHLATLDIRNHSGEHASAVSELLQKVGIVDDYSSLEETEKLEILQDVLKDPRPISLLNEDYSEETQKMLNVFQMIRKAHKEFGERSIEVYLISMTESASDLLEVLVLAKEAGIYRLHADGTVESNLNVAPLLETVDDLVAGPDILKTLFEMDVYSKHLDKHGNHQEIMLGYSDGSKDGGTLTANWRLYKAQQEIHDMAHEYDVGLKFFHGRGGSLGRGGGPLNRSLLSQPVETLGEGVKITEQGEVLSSRYLLRDIAYRSLEQGASTLLEGAMNISKESEQGHHREELWEQALEDISDVSLKKYQSLVFGDSDFLTYFNEATPLQEISELNIGSRPMKRKDSSKFENLRAIPWVFAWTQNRQLIPAWYAAGTGLASYVEKNEDNLAVLKQMYENWPFFRSTINNLQMALTKADIQTAKEYKALVNDQELGERIFQNIVEEYNRTKDILLQITGDAELLDHQPTIKESVRLRNPYVDPLNFLQVELIKELRQVDDHEDILTEVLLTISGIAAGLRNTG, from the coding sequence ATGACTACTGTAAAAAACACAAACGATCATACAACTCCCTTACGCCGGGACATCCATGCATTAGGGAATATGCTAGGTGATATTCTCGTCCACCACGGCGGAGAGGAACTACTAAACAAAGTAGAAACGATCCGACAATTAACGAAAGACTTGAGGAAGAGTCCAGACCCCTCAACATATAATCAACTGAAAGATGAAATACAAAACCTCGAACCACCGATGCGCTCCCAAGTCATCCGCGCATTCTCAATATATTTCCACCTCGTTAATATCGCTGAACAAAATCATCGCATTCGCCGTCGCCGCGAATACCAATTAGGCGAAGATCATGGTGCTCAACCATTCTCGCTCGAAAGCGCTGTACAGAACTTGAAAAAAAATGACTTTTCTAAAGGTGCGATTCAAGAGGTCTTGAACAAGCTCTCTCTCGAATTAATTATTACCGCCCACCCTACAGAAGCTACAAAGCGGACTGTGCTAGAGATTCAAAAGCGTATTGCAACAATCCTGAAAAAGCTTGACCACCCTCAATTGACGAAGAGCGAACGTGAAAGCTTACAGGACAGCCTGCAAAATGAAGTCACGGTTCTTTGGCAGACAGATGAATTACGTGAACGCAAACCAACCGTTATGGATGAAGTGCGCAACGGCCTTTATTATTTCGACGAAACCTTATTTGACGTGCTTCCAGATATCCACCAGGAGCTCGAGGCTCGTTTGGAAGATCACTATCCAAATGAAGATTGGAACGTCCCGAACTTCCTTCGTTTTGGTTCCTGGATCGGCGGCGACCGAGACGGAAATCCGAACGTAACACCTGAAATCACATGGCAAACGCTTCAAAAACAACGAAAACTTGTTTTGAAAAAATATGATGCGGTACTCGTCGAGCTGATGAAACGATTCAGCCATTCGTCCACACAAGTAACTGTCACCGATGAATTGAAAAACGCAATCGAAAAAGAAGAACCAATGCTTCCAAAAGGTAAGAAATGGCGAGTGGACCGTGAAATTTACCGTCGTAAATTTGCCATTATTCTAGAACGCCTTCGTCAAGTAGGTAAGTCTGATATCGGCTACGGGTATGCGGACGAGCTTCTCAATGACTTGCGCCAAATTCGTGACAGTGCACAAACGCACCAGCCGAACAAACGCGAACTGAAAAAGCTGCGCAAACTAATTCGTCAAGTGGAACTATTCGGCTTCCACCTCGCAACACTCGATATTCGTAATCATAGTGGCGAACATGCATCAGCAGTCTCAGAACTTCTACAAAAAGTAGGAATCGTCGATGACTACTCTTCTCTAGAAGAAACAGAGAAGCTTGAAATCCTACAAGATGTATTGAAGGATCCGCGCCCAATTTCATTATTGAACGAAGACTATTCTGAAGAGACACAAAAAATGTTGAATGTCTTTCAAATGATCCGTAAAGCTCATAAGGAATTCGGTGAGCGTTCGATTGAAGTCTACTTGATTAGTATGACAGAATCTGCAAGTGATCTTCTTGAAGTCCTAGTATTAGCAAAGGAAGCTGGCATCTACCGTCTGCATGCGGATGGCACAGTGGAAAGCAACTTGAACGTAGCACCACTTCTTGAAACTGTCGACGACCTTGTAGCAGGCCCTGATATTTTGAAGACTCTATTCGAAATGGATGTCTACAGCAAACATTTGGACAAGCATGGAAATCATCAGGAAATTATGCTTGGATATTCTGATGGAAGTAAAGATGGCGGAACACTCACAGCTAACTGGAGACTTTACAAAGCCCAACAGGAAATTCACGATATGGCTCACGAATACGATGTTGGATTGAAGTTCTTCCATGGTCGAGGAGGTTCCCTTGGCCGTGGAGGCGGGCCGTTGAACCGAAGCCTGCTTTCCCAGCCAGTGGAGACTCTTGGTGAAGGCGTAAAAATTACCGAACAAGGAGAGGTCCTCTCTTCCCGTTACTTGCTGAGAGATATTGCATACCGAAGCCTTGAGCAAGGAGCATCTACCCTTCTAGAGGGTGCCATGAATATTTCCAAAGAATCCGAACAAGGCCACCATAGGGAAGAACTATGGGAGCAAGCCCTTGAGGACATTTCTGATGTATCCTTGAAAAAATACCAGTCGCTCGTATTCGGTGATTCCGATTTCTTGACTTACTTCAACGAAGCGACACCGTTACAAGAAATCAGTGAACTTAATATTGGTTCGCGTCCTATGAAGCGTAAAGACAGTTCCAAATTTGAGAACTTAAGAGCCATTCCATGGGTTTTCGCTTGGACACAAAACCGACAGCTCATTCCTGCATGGTACGCAGCAGGGACAGGTCTTGCAAGTTATGTTGAAAAGAACGAAGATAACCTAGCCGTTCTCAAGCAAATGTATGAGAACTGGCCGTTCTTCCGCTCTACCATCAACAATTTGCAGATGGCCCTGACAAAAGCCGATATTCAAACAGCGAAAGAATATAAAGCACTTGTTAATGATCAAGAACTTGGGGAACGTATTTTCCAAAACATAGTGGAAGAATACAATCGCACGAAAGATATACTTCTGCAAATCACTGGAGATGCCGAACTTCTTGATCACCAACCGACAATTAAAGAATCCGTACGACTACGTAACCCGTACGTTGATCCATTGAACTTCCTTCAAGTGGAACTCATCAAGGAATTACGTCAAGTCGATGACCATGAGGACATCTTGACAGAAGTTCTTCTCACCATCAGCGGAATTGCAGCCGGCCTTCGTAACACAGGCTGA
- a CDS encoding GntP family permease produces the protein MISILIGLVLLMLLAYLGWSIIWIAPLVSGIVAILSGMDILPAYTDTYMQGFVDFAKDYFPIFLFGAIFGKLMEDTGAAQSVAHKISSVIGKKRAILGMLLSAAILTYGGVSLFVVVFAVYPLAVAMFREANVSRKLIPSTFVLGAFTFTMTALHGTPQIQNIIPINTFKTDTMAAPILGIVAALIMAVGGYFYLKFREKQLNNKDEKFTEPEGDNQVKSVNEEELPNWILSTIPLIAVVLTLNAFDISILAALLIGIILIMIFNWKDYKDFIKAINGGASGSVMATINTSAAVGFGTVVTASPGFDSVKELIFSIPLSPFFSEAFAVSLLAMITGSASGGMGIALEALGQEYYNIAVDQGLSLEAFHRITSVASGASILPHNGALLTLFTVTGLTHKDSYKDVFVVGLLIPMIATIAIIFLAMMGIN, from the coding sequence ATGATCAGTATCCTAATTGGACTCGTTTTACTTATGCTTTTGGCTTATCTTGGATGGTCCATCATCTGGATTGCGCCACTGGTATCAGGTATTGTGGCAATTTTGAGCGGTATGGATATCCTGCCCGCATACACAGATACCTACATGCAAGGTTTTGTCGACTTTGCGAAAGACTATTTTCCGATTTTCCTTTTCGGTGCGATTTTCGGGAAGCTGATGGAAGATACGGGAGCCGCTCAGTCGGTTGCTCATAAGATTTCAAGCGTGATTGGTAAAAAACGCGCGATTCTTGGCATGCTTTTATCGGCAGCGATTCTTACGTATGGCGGAGTTAGTTTGTTTGTTGTGGTCTTTGCAGTGTATCCATTGGCTGTAGCGATGTTCCGTGAGGCGAATGTTTCCAGAAAGTTGATTCCTTCGACGTTCGTACTTGGGGCTTTCACATTTACAATGACGGCACTTCATGGAACACCTCAAATTCAGAATATCATTCCCATCAACACCTTCAAGACAGACACGATGGCTGCTCCAATTTTAGGGATTGTTGCCGCTTTGATCATGGCTGTCGGCGGATATTTTTACTTGAAATTCCGTGAAAAACAACTGAACAACAAAGATGAAAAATTTACAGAGCCTGAAGGTGACAACCAAGTTAAAAGTGTGAACGAAGAAGAACTTCCAAACTGGATTCTTTCCACCATTCCACTAATAGCTGTGGTTTTGACATTGAACGCCTTTGACATTAGCATTTTAGCTGCATTGCTCATCGGGATCATATTAATCATGATCTTTAACTGGAAAGATTATAAAGATTTCATCAAAGCTATTAACGGCGGGGCTTCAGGTTCGGTTATGGCTACCATTAACACAAGTGCTGCCGTAGGATTTGGTACTGTTGTTACGGCTTCACCTGGGTTTGACTCTGTTAAGGAATTGATTTTCAGTATCCCACTAAGCCCGTTTTTCTCCGAAGCTTTTGCCGTCAGTCTGCTTGCGATGATTACCGGTTCGGCGTCTGGCGGAATGGGAATCGCTCTCGAAGCTCTCGGACAGGAGTATTACAATATTGCTGTTGATCAAGGGTTGAGCCTTGAAGCTTTTCACCGTATAACTTCGGTAGCGTCTGGAGCCTCCATACTCCCTCATAACGGTGCTTTATTAACATTGTTCACCGTTACAGGATTGACCCACAAAGATTCCTACAAGGATGTTTTTGTTGTCGGTCTTCTTATTCCGATGATTGCAACCATTGCGATTATCTTCCTTGCTATGATGGGCATCAACTAA
- a CDS encoding 3-hydroxybutyrate dehydrogenase, producing MLEGKSALITGSGQGIGLEIATEFAKAGAKVMLNDINEDTLNKSVEQLRSQGHTVEGVVANVAKEEDVKNAIEETVSKFGKIDILVNNAGIQHVAPIEEFPSEKFSLILDIMLKGPFYGTKYAFPHMKEQGYGRILNMASINGLIGFAGKAGYNSAKHGVIGLTKVAALEGADHGVTVNAICPGYVDTPLVQNQLEDLAKSRNIEKEKALEEVIYPLVPQKRLLQVQEIADYAIFLVSEKAKSITGQAAVIDGGYTVQ from the coding sequence ATGCTTGAAGGTAAATCGGCTTTAATTACTGGTTCCGGACAGGGGATTGGACTTGAAATCGCCACAGAATTTGCAAAAGCAGGCGCGAAGGTCATGCTTAATGATATCAATGAAGATACCCTCAACAAATCAGTAGAACAGCTACGATCACAAGGACATACAGTAGAAGGGGTCGTTGCCAACGTAGCGAAAGAAGAAGATGTGAAAAATGCAATTGAAGAAACGGTCAGTAAGTTCGGCAAAATTGATATTCTAGTTAATAATGCAGGGATCCAGCATGTCGCTCCAATTGAAGAATTCCCTAGTGAGAAATTTTCATTGATTCTAGATATCATGCTGAAAGGACCGTTCTACGGCACGAAGTATGCGTTTCCACACATGAAGGAACAAGGCTATGGTCGTATCTTAAATATGGCTTCTATCAATGGACTTATCGGATTCGCTGGAAAAGCTGGTTACAACAGTGCCAAGCATGGGGTCATCGGGTTAACGAAGGTAGCTGCTCTAGAAGGCGCGGACCACGGTGTTACGGTAAACGCGATCTGCCCGGGGTATGTAGATACACCGCTTGTCCAAAACCAGTTAGAAGACCTTGCGAAATCGAGAAACATCGAAAAAGAAAAAGCGTTGGAAGAAGTAATTTACCCACTCGTACCACAAAAACGATTGCTTCAAGTGCAGGAAATCGCAGACTATGCTATTTTTCTTGTCAGTGAAAAAGCAAAAAGCATTACAGGACAAGCAGCGGTTATTGATGGTGGATACACCGTTCAATAA
- a CDS encoding Glu/Leu/Phe/Val family dehydrogenase: MQRQQTIIEESLKAIMEDADFLPDLKAQTREQAYNSLVALLSTPNHIHKSFLRITTENGTIVRIPSFRVQHSDTVGPYKGGIRFHESVDEDEVSNLAKLMTLKNALHELPFGGGKGGVVINPKEYSVKELNLICKKYVQYFNDILGPDKDIPAPDVGTGEREMDWMMGEFKNIHPGEPYRNSFTGKSIVNGGSLGRREATGKGVYYTFRYMMHDFVNEHRKWLGDTENIFAHTALDHADKKLKMAIQGFGNLGSVAALEAYQCNHLQNRVVAVSDANVMLYNSDGLDIPGLVKFAKENDGDLPSTEEELNEQELVAEIKERDALLEMDVDVLILAALEDQIHKDNMKDIQAKIIVEGANGPITEEADRYLADKGVLIVPDILANAGGVIVSYYEWVQGREAQFMTEDQVFERLFDKLKGTMDTILPQFFGDPFPLRQNCYIHSVTKLSTIMYRQGKLY; this comes from the coding sequence ATGCAAAGACAACAAACCATTATCGAAGAGTCATTAAAAGCCATTATGGAGGATGCAGATTTTCTTCCGGATTTGAAAGCACAAACACGGGAGCAAGCATACAATTCATTAGTCGCCTTGCTTTCGACTCCGAATCATATCCACAAATCCTTTCTACGCATCACTACTGAAAATGGAACGATTGTAAGAATTCCGTCATTCCGTGTACAACATAGTGATACGGTAGGTCCGTATAAAGGCGGAATTCGTTTTCATGAATCGGTTGATGAAGACGAAGTTTCGAATTTAGCGAAACTGATGACTTTGAAAAATGCCCTGCATGAACTTCCTTTTGGTGGAGGTAAAGGGGGAGTAGTCATCAACCCGAAGGAATACAGCGTAAAAGAACTCAACTTGATCTGTAAAAAATATGTTCAATATTTCAATGATATCCTCGGGCCTGACAAAGACATTCCAGCACCAGATGTCGGTACAGGGGAGCGGGAAATGGATTGGATGATGGGAGAATTCAAAAATATACACCCTGGAGAGCCGTATCGAAACAGTTTTACGGGTAAAAGCATTGTAAATGGCGGATCGCTGGGAAGAAGAGAGGCTACCGGAAAAGGGGTCTACTATACGTTTCGGTATATGATGCATGATTTCGTCAATGAACATAGAAAATGGTTAGGCGATACAGAGAATATTTTTGCCCATACGGCTCTTGACCATGCTGATAAAAAGTTGAAAATGGCAATCCAGGGTTTTGGTAACCTTGGTTCTGTAGCTGCGCTTGAAGCCTATCAATGCAACCATCTTCAAAATCGTGTCGTTGCGGTGAGCGATGCTAATGTCATGTTATATAACTCTGATGGTCTGGACATTCCTGGGCTAGTTAAATTTGCAAAAGAGAATGATGGGGATCTGCCTTCAACGGAAGAAGAATTGAACGAGCAGGAACTTGTGGCAGAGATTAAAGAGCGGGATGCCTTGCTGGAAATGGATGTTGATGTTCTGATTTTAGCAGCGTTGGAAGATCAAATCCACAAAGATAATATGAAGGACATTCAAGCGAAGATCATTGTAGAGGGGGCAAATGGACCGATTACGGAAGAGGCAGATCGGTATCTTGCAGATAAAGGTGTATTGATTGTCCCTGATATCTTAGCCAATGCAGGTGGTGTCATCGTTTCTTACTACGAATGGGTCCAGGGGAGAGAGGCACAGTTCATGACGGAGGATCAGGTTTTCGAAAGACTCTTCGATAAGCTGAAGGGTACCATGGATACGATTCTTCCACAATTTTTCGGAGATCCGTTCCCGTTGAGGCAAAATTGTTACATCCACTCCGTAACAAAATTATCTACAATTATGTACCGTCAAGGAAAACTTTATTAG
- the fabI gene encoding enoyl-ACP reductase FabI: MEDILQMKDKNIVVMGVANQRSLAWGVAKSLYQAGANVIFTYRKERSYKKLEKLLADGGLDAKAIVQCDVNSDESIQQAFAEIGEKVGVIHGVCHSIAFAHAEDLKGDFVETSRDGFAFAQDTSAYSLIAVAKASQPYMTEGGSMIAMSYLGAERVVEGYNVMGVAKASLEATVRYLASDLGKNQIRVNAISAGAVRTLAAKGVPSFNEILHKIEETAPLKKNVTQEEVGDMTLAMMSHLSRGVTGEIVYVDSGYNILG, translated from the coding sequence ATGGAAGATATTTTACAAATGAAAGATAAAAACATCGTCGTCATGGGTGTGGCGAACCAGAGAAGCCTTGCTTGGGGAGTAGCTAAATCCCTTTATCAGGCTGGAGCCAACGTTATTTTTACATATCGTAAAGAAAGAAGTTATAAAAAACTCGAGAAGCTGCTTGCTGATGGTGGATTGGATGCAAAAGCAATCGTTCAATGCGATGTAAACAGTGATGAAAGTATTCAGCAAGCTTTTGCCGAAATCGGCGAGAAAGTCGGAGTCATTCATGGGGTCTGTCATTCCATCGCTTTTGCACATGCGGAGGATTTGAAAGGTGATTTCGTCGAAACTTCCCGTGATGGATTCGCTTTTGCGCAGGATACAAGTGCTTATTCACTTATTGCAGTAGCAAAAGCAAGTCAACCATATATGACAGAAGGCGGATCGATGATTGCTATGAGTTATCTTGGAGCTGAACGTGTGGTCGAGGGCTACAACGTCATGGGGGTAGCAAAGGCATCCCTTGAAGCTACGGTCCGTTACTTAGCCTCTGACTTAGGGAAAAATCAAATCAGAGTCAATGCTATTTCGGCTGGTGCGGTTCGCACACTTGCTGCTAAAGGGGTCCCAAGTTTCAATGAAATTTTACACAAAATTGAAGAAACTGCTCCACTGAAAAAGAATGTGACGCAGGAAGAAGTCGGAGATATGACGCTTGCCATGATGAGCCACTTGTCACGCGGAGTGACAGGAGAAATTGTCTATGTTGATTCGGGTTACAATATTTTAGGTTAA
- a CDS encoding GNAT family N-acetyltransferase: protein MTATRCVIRKGKPEDAAHTMAIAKEILSEGYGLKHLSEFHDSLEKEKAWITRYEEPEFFLVAEMDGDVVGFLNFDLGALSSTRHQGTFGVSVKRDVRNMGVGRKLVTALTARCRQTDGIDIIRLNVLESNARAIHLYKSLGFQKEGCFQDYIRKNGRSDNLIHMALHLHS from the coding sequence ATGACCGCGACGCGATGTGTCATTCGTAAGGGGAAACCAGAAGACGCGGCTCATACCATGGCGATTGCTAAGGAAATATTATCTGAAGGTTATGGATTGAAACACCTTTCTGAGTTCCATGATTCTCTCGAAAAAGAAAAAGCATGGATCACCCGATACGAAGAACCTGAGTTTTTTCTGGTCGCCGAAATGGACGGTGATGTTGTAGGCTTTTTAAACTTTGATTTGGGAGCTCTTTCTTCCACAAGACATCAGGGCACTTTTGGTGTTAGTGTGAAAAGGGACGTAAGGAACATGGGGGTCGGAAGAAAACTCGTGACGGCCTTGACGGCACGATGTAGGCAAACCGATGGAATTGACATCATCCGGTTGAATGTATTGGAATCCAATGCAAGAGCCATCCACCTTTATAAGTCCCTCGGCTTTCAAAAGGAAGGATGTTTTCAAGATTACATTCGAAAGAACGGCAGAAGTGATAACCTGATCCATATGGCGCTGCATTTACATTCTTAA
- a CDS encoding C45 family autoproteolytic acyltransferase/hydolase yields MKKIHSDLLQFRGTHYDFGFYQGKLLEDSWTVKNREKQWRVRKPRFVVEEQEVKEAISRFAPGVWDELLGLRDALEWPMEKVMMEFGGYRIDYKRSGCSIMTGDGYFIRNYDYMPKTYEGRYSLFQPTDQGYSIIGPTQRITGRMDGMNEKGLVMGYNFMHRKRPGDGFICCMIGRLVLESCANVTEAVQMLREIPHRHSFSYTVFDKSNATYVVEASPRGVEVREADVCTNHFEIMKKENRNHLVDSMKRLDAIQSNRESIKGAYDAFRLMNDTDRGVFSKLYSNWAGTIHTSGYLPKENKAWFALGGDREPVEFEFSRWLDGEDLEEEKVSGEVDTDIPFAHMEDGAYWSGKK; encoded by the coding sequence ATGAAAAAAATACATAGCGATCTTTTGCAATTTAGAGGCACGCATTATGATTTTGGATTTTATCAAGGGAAACTGCTGGAAGATTCGTGGACAGTTAAGAATAGAGAAAAACAATGGCGGGTGAGGAAGCCACGTTTTGTTGTAGAAGAACAGGAAGTGAAGGAAGCGATCTCGCGTTTTGCTCCGGGCGTCTGGGATGAGCTTTTGGGATTGAGGGATGCGCTGGAATGGCCGATGGAGAAGGTGATGATGGAATTCGGTGGATATCGCATCGACTATAAACGGAGTGGATGTTCGATTATGACCGGAGACGGCTATTTCATTAGGAATTATGATTACATGCCGAAGACATATGAGGGAAGGTATAGTCTTTTTCAACCGACTGACCAGGGATACAGCATTATAGGACCAACGCAGCGGATCACTGGACGTATGGATGGAATGAATGAAAAAGGTCTTGTGATGGGCTATAACTTCATGCACCGCAAACGTCCTGGGGATGGATTTATCTGCTGTATGATTGGACGTCTTGTGCTTGAGTCTTGCGCAAACGTAACGGAAGCTGTCCAAATGCTGCGCGAGATCCCTCATCGCCATTCATTCAGTTACACAGTATTCGATAAAAGCAATGCGACCTATGTAGTGGAGGCTTCTCCACGGGGCGTAGAGGTAAGAGAGGCGGACGTTTGTACGAACCATTTTGAAATTATGAAAAAGGAAAATCGTAATCACCTTGTAGATTCTATGAAGCGTCTGGATGCCATTCAATCGAATCGTGAAAGTATCAAAGGTGCATATGATGCCTTCCGGTTAATGAATGATACCGATCGTGGCGTGTTTTCTAAGTTGTACAGCAATTGGGCTGGAACCATTCACACGTCTGGATACTTACCAAAAGAAAACAAAGCCTGGTTTGCTTTAGGTGGGGATCGAGAACCGGTGGAATTTGAGTTCTCCCGATGGTTAGATGGAGAGGACCTTGAAGAAGAAAAGGTGAGTGGAGAAGTAGATACCGATATCCCTTTTGCTCACATGGAGGACGGCGCCTATTGGAGTGGGAAGAAATGA
- a CDS encoding NAD(P)/FAD-dependent oxidoreductase: MKEVVILGGGYGGMNTLHGLLDQIPEDVHITVVDRNPYHSLKTEFYTIAAGTESDRHARVDFPEHEQVTYVFDEVEKIDTENEAIIIKGGEKSLPYDYLLIGLGCEDNYHGIEGAREFTESVQTFSKARSAGFAINNLGAYGKVTVVGAGLSGIEVASEVRESRPDLNIRLLDRGDTVLKAFDSKIQDYVEKWFKDNEVEVIHGANVEYVEKDGVCNNGVCYLNDVTVWTAGVRPNFLVRELPFEKDDQEKVIVNDFYQVPTHQNVYVVGDCASSEHSPSAQLAGQQGEKVADVLNAVLRNRVPERPSEVKLKGALGSLGKNDGFGNMLQKPMTGVLPRLAKSGVLWLSKRH; the protein is encoded by the coding sequence ATGAAAGAGGTCGTTATTTTAGGGGGCGGCTATGGCGGTATGAACACTTTACACGGGTTGCTCGATCAAATCCCGGAAGATGTACATATCACTGTCGTCGACAGGAATCCTTACCATTCATTAAAAACTGAATTTTACACCATAGCAGCAGGAACGGAGTCCGACCGTCATGCGCGCGTTGATTTTCCAGAACACGAGCAAGTCACTTATGTCTTCGATGAGGTGGAGAAAATTGACACAGAAAATGAGGCCATCATCATCAAAGGCGGGGAAAAAAGCCTTCCCTACGATTATTTATTAATTGGTCTTGGCTGTGAAGATAACTACCACGGAATTGAAGGAGCACGAGAATTCACCGAAAGTGTGCAGACGTTCTCAAAAGCAAGGAGTGCAGGCTTTGCCATCAACAACCTCGGTGCCTACGGAAAGGTGACCGTAGTCGGAGCTGGACTAAGCGGGATCGAAGTCGCTTCAGAAGTCCGGGAAAGCAGACCAGATTTGAACATTCGCTTGTTGGACCGAGGAGACACGGTATTGAAGGCTTTCGATTCCAAAATTCAAGATTATGTAGAGAAGTGGTTTAAGGATAATGAAGTGGAAGTGATCCACGGAGCAAACGTAGAGTACGTCGAGAAAGATGGCGTCTGCAACAATGGTGTCTGTTATTTAAACGACGTGACTGTATGGACCGCAGGTGTCCGACCGAACTTCCTTGTCAGAGAGCTTCCTTTTGAAAAGGATGACCAGGAAAAAGTTATCGTCAATGATTTTTATCAAGTGCCGACACATCAAAATGTCTACGTTGTAGGTGATTGTGCATCCTCTGAACACTCACCGAGTGCACAGCTTGCCGGACAGCAAGGAGAAAAGGTAGCCGATGTACTTAATGCCGTGCTAAGAAACCGTGTACCTGAACGTCCATCTGAGGTTAAACTAAAAGGTGCTCTCGGCTCTCTTGGGAAAAATGACGGATTTGGTAACATGCTTCAAAAACCGATGACAGGTGTTCTTCCTCGTCTCGCTAAATCAGGAGTTCTCTGGTTAAGCAAACGCCACTAA